Below is a genomic region from Bos javanicus breed banteng chromosome 13, ARS-OSU_banteng_1.0, whole genome shotgun sequence.
TCTCCACCCAGCAAAAATAATACAGCCAGATCTCAGGGGGACTCGTCCTACAGACGTTCGTTTATCTTACACAATAGTGTTATATCTCAAACCCTACTTTCTGAAAAAGGCACAGGAGCCGCGTAACAGtaccagaaataaaaaggagaaaacagtaTCTCTCCCAGCTCCTAAAGAAGCTGGGCTACagaactgagtcagtgatgctgaagCCTACACCGCTACATCTTGCCTTAGGAACAACCAGCACACAGAACACTCGAATTACCTGTATTTCGAGTTAAAGTACTCATATCACGGAAGATGTTAAGAGTCCAACACACTTCACTAGAGAACTTGTGCTGAGTCCCTATAAATGAAAATATGCCCTAAGATGAGCTTTCCTAAAGTGTGTTCCACATCATAATAACATGAAACATGCAGTCACACAGTAAGAAACACTGCCTGTGTGTCAGCAACCATCCACTGAGAACCCTCCACAGGGACTTTCCAGGGTGACACAAGGGAAGAAGAGCCACACTCCTGAGAACAGCACACCTGAGTGTTTGTTTCAATGCTCAGAAAACCACTGGGTTAGGAGGATCAAGAAAACCATCCTAGAAAACCCAGTCACCTCCCAGCCCAGACCACAGTTAAAAAGACATTTATGCGACCGAGACTCACTCCGTGTGGCCCTGGAACACGTTCACGGAGTGGATGGAAGGGTCGCGGAAGTCCCACAGGCGGAACGTCGTGTCGCGAGAGGAGGTCACCACCAGCCGCTGGGTCGGGTGCGTGCAGCAGTGCGTCAGCTCCTGGTCATGCCCTGTGGGAGATGGAAGACGCAGTCACAGTGAGGCCCCCGCCCGGCTCCCAGGAAAAGCAGCTGCGGGGACGGTGTGTGGGATCAAGGGGGACCCGTGTTCCTTCCCCTCGTGCATTCGAAAGAGCTGAATGAGCAGTGTGGGAGGGACACTCCTGACCCCGACGGATGAAAGGTCAGGAGGGTCTCTAATGGCCAAATGTGTGAGAAAGTACAGTTCTGAGTTTCGCATGTGAGAAGAACCTCTAATAACCCAAGGGGGAAGCACATGGTGAGACACATCCCTGTCACTTAATGACAAAACGCACTGACAAGCAGGTATGAAGGCCGGTGGTGGGCACGGGGCTATACACGCCCTGCTGGACTCCTGCCCTGCATGTGGGCCCAACCTGCAGATGTGTGGGATGGTGTTCTGGTGATCTCAGTACATTATAACGCAAAATGGGTTTTGCAGATATGACTAAGGCCTCCAAATTGCATGGCTTTCAGTTAGtcaaaaaaaaacccagactTCCTGGGTGGCCTGCCACAGTCAGGTGAGCCTTGAGAGAGACTCGCTCCTGCTGGCCCGGAGGAAAGCCAACACCATGTGGTGAGAAGCCTCTGTcagggccgggggagggggcCTGCAGCCGCCTCCAGGTACTGAAAGCTGCCCCCAGCCAAAAACTGGCAGACAAACGGCCACAGGAAAGGGATCCTTGCAATGGCAATAAGAGGACCGCAGGTCTCAGGTGAGGGCACAACCCCGCCAGCATTCTCATCCCGCCCACGACCCCCTGATAATCAGAGCGTCAGGAAGCACGTGCCCAAAACTCCTGGCCAAGGAACAGCATGTTATTTTAAGATACTAAGTGTGTGGAAATTAAATCCAAAAAAAAGCTAACACACCAACCACATTCAAATATCTACATACTGCACATCTCTAGATGCAATTACACCCCctgaagaaaagataaatttaacCACTAATGGCTCCATTACTCAGGAGGATCTCTGAAAATCACAGCTGTGCCAACACTCAATCCAGACGAGAAGTCCCTCCCACACGACGCACCTGTCAGGGAGTGGACGAGCTCTGACGTCTCCACATCGTACAGGTTGGCCGTTCTGTCCCAGGAGGCTGTCACTGCCTGCTTCCCGCCAACCAGCCAGTCAGCAGCTATGACCACTCCCTGGTGGCTCTTCAGAGATGTCAGCGGCGCCCGGATGGTGGGACAGTCGCTGGACGCGTCGGCATCTGCATCAGGCTCATCCTTGTCGGAGCACTCCACTTCGTCCTCGCCACAGAGCTGCTGCTGGGGAAGCAGAGGCAGGTCCCTGGAGATCCTGACCTTGCAGACCAGCCGCACAGTCAGACCGCTACCGCCTATCCTTCCAGGACTTAATGACCATTATGACCGATCCAGCGGGTGTCTGGCACTAagtaaacatgcacacacacaccatgtaggAGCACACACCACATGGACACACGTACACAAGGATATGTGTGTCACGTCTACAAACACGGCAgagttaaaataaaatctgttaaaataaaaaatatatacataacacactcaattaaaaatgaattcttaagtggcttccctggaggctcagtggtaaagaatccacctgccaatgcaggagacatgtgttcaatccctagtccaggaagaccccacatgcctcagaggaaCTGAGTCTGAGAGACACAACTATCAAgttctgtgctccagagcccgggagctgagactactgaagcccatgcatccTGGAgtctatgctctgcaacaagagaactcactgcagtgagaagcctgtgcatcacaactggagaggagcccccactcgccgcaactagagaaaccctcACAGCGTGAACTCACCCAGTGCCCTGGGCCTGCGAGGACCCCCACCTGCGGGAGCAGCCCAGGGAGGGCCCCTGTGTGCATACCCCACAGAAACAAGATCAGATCAAGTCACCCAGGAGGAGGATGAGAGCGCACGTGAGGACCCAAAGGTGGCACTGAGCTGATGTGGTGCAAGTACACCCGACAGGACAGGTAGGAACTGGGCGGTCTGTGGTTTAAACCTGTGGTCCGTTCTTCTCAACATGCAACCTAACTTGTCACCAACATTAAAACTTGACCCACATGACAATGACATCACACGCCCCACTAACCTACAGGGTTTATCTCACATGAGAGACAGACAAGTTGTCTAcaatcaaatatataaaacactaaaaatttaaCCTAACCTTAAAATTAAAGGACtaacatatgtatatgttataaCTTTTGTGGAAAAGATAAAGTAAACGTAACCACAGGCGATGTAGACAGACGCACGCCCTGGTCTGCTGGGCGGCCTGGCACCCGGCTGGTGTCCTGGCAGGCAGACGGTGGCCTCGCTTGGCCTCTCCTGAGTGCACGCAGGGAGAAGGTACAGGGAGCCCTCGGGTGCCTCTTCTCCTCCAGACACCAATCCTGCTGGTCAGAGCCCCACCCTGCAACCTCACTTGACCTCAGTGACTTCTTCAGAGGCCCATCTCCATGGACAGCCCCCCAGGGTGAGGGTTCTAAGCTATGAATTTGGGGACACACACATTCAGTCCACAACAGAAACCATTAAGTTCCTCCTAAAACTCACAGATGTCCAGAACCCACCGACATACCCCGGGTCGTGCTCTCAGGGTAAGTAAACGTGCTGCTTACACTAGAGTCGGCCGCAGGCTGAGGAGCAGGCAGCTGGACTGCATACCTCCACACATGGGCAGTCTGATCTCCAGAGGCTGAGGAGAGAAGGCGGGGCGGGGCAGTGCGTTACCGGCACGCAGACGAGCATGGGTGAGACCCCGCTAAGTCCACTCCTTGAGGGATCACAAGGGATTGACTTGACTTAAACAGGTTCTTCTGAGATGTTCCCAGGAATAGCAAAGGTGCCCAGAGATAATTACCTATAAAAATAATTCCCTCCATCCCAAGGTGGAAAGCTCTGAAGGCTCAGAGAAAACTCACAAGGCGTGGATTTCATTCTCCACCTGGCTAATCTAAGACGACAGACACCCAAGTCCACAGTAACTCGAGTGCACGATCCCGTCTGCTGAACCAGGAGGCACCTCGCCCCGGCAAGGGAGCAGCTGGTACCGAGACCTCACTGTCAGTAGCCAGGCTGCGAGGGGTGCTCAGAACCCAGGAAAGACAGAGGGCTGCTGAGAGGCACAGATGGCCTGCAGACATGCCAAAGGGCCGCCTCCACCCGAGACAGGAGCACTGTCTGGATTCCACTTTCCCTAGCTGCAAAGGCTGCAAAGCTCCCCAAAGCAGTGGATGGTAGCATGGGCCTCAGGGCATCAAAGTGTCCGACCTTCTGGCCTCTCGAgctggcatccagtcccagccCCATGTGCCTCCTCTCCCCAGGCCACCACTCTGCCGGCTTCTGTCCCCACCGCAGCCTGCCGACACGTCTCAACCTCATCCCCCTCTCTCCAGCCCAGCTGTCCCTGGTCTCCCTCCGGCTCCCCAATCACACAACAAACAGCCCCCATAACAAGGCTTCACTCCCAGCTGACGGCTCCCCAGAGGTCAGCTCAGACGTTCACTAGCTGTCACCTGTCCACAGGTGCAGGCCTGTTCAAACCAGCCTGAAGATGAAAACAGGTACTCTGGTCCTTCACAGAAAAGCCTGCTGGTCACTGGTCTAGACACACACTCACCCTCCAGGTTACATCTGTGTCCCCAAAACACAACAGGGGTCCACAGGATCACACAGTTTTATGGGCCAACTCCTCACTGTGACCATGAAAGTGTTTGTAAGACCACTAGATGAGGTAGAGACAAACCCAAGAGACCACAGCTCTTTCTGGGAGGACCACTTGGGAAGAAGTGAAGACCTAAGCCCTGGAGGTGCCCAAGCCAGGACCGCTGACCTCCTTTCTGTGCACACAGGGACTGAGAGAGCCTGAGAGTCAGAGAGTGGGCAGCAGGGATAGGCTCTGTAAAAAGACCTCCAGGAGAACCGAACTAACTCGCAAGCCACTGCTGGTTAAAAATAACCCTtggtattgttttctttattcatttttcatgcaACTTGTGAAATGTCTACTAACGACCAACTTCTGTGAATGGCACGGCTAATCCTGACGCTACTGATAAGAAAAGGAATGACAATTGTTTTCAGATCAGCAATAActattcaataaagaaaaaaaaaaatcaacataccGGTGAGGGCCAACTGTTCTGATGGATGAAATTTTATGGAATTTACTGCAaagtaaaaatattgaaaaaacagGTTTACAATAAGAATATATCATCAATATCTATTACAACTACAGTATATGttgtaaagttaaatttaaaaactaaagaattaTGATAGTTCAATATTAAGTCTTCTCATTCCATTAAActatgaataaagaaaacaaagatacaaCGCAAAATAACTAAATATGAACTACCAAACCACTCAAGAATCGGCTACACAGGAAAACAATACTTGATCTCTTAAACACTGAGAAGTCACTGAGGGCTAAAAGTAAACcaagttgaaaaaagaaaacttaattaCAAAAGGCAAAGGTAGATTATGGTGGGGGACACTGTTCACTGCCCACACGCCCACCCTTCAGAGAAGCCACGAGTTCACAATGTGCACAGAAATGAGACCACTACTCCCTTCAGGACAGCAAAGCTGGGGACTGCAAGTGAGGCATGTGCCCGGGGAGCCACGGGCTGCACAGGGCGGCGGCGAGGACAAGGAACACAGAGCCCATCTCCCTTCTTAACAGGAGCCCTCTCTTGTctaaaacccaaaaaagtaaCAAACAATAAGACAGGCTATTTTTCTAAATGGAAGGAAAGAGCAGAAGATTTAAAACTGTTCCAAGTGGCTGACTTTGAGAAGTGGAGATGGCAGTGAGAAGGATGAGCACAAGGCCCCCATGGGTTTGTCACACAAGCTAACGCTTTCTTAATGCTCAGGCTGATGAGTACTCAGTATGTCACACCCACTGCAGGAGCAACAGCCCCCAGGTATGGTCCTGAGGGAGATGAAGGGTCCAGCTGGAGGGGACAGTGGacgaggcaggggtggggggccaaGCAGGACCTGGCCCACAGCCCCGATGGGAGAGCAGTACACCCCCACTGATAGGACGGGAGATGtgccagggaggagggggagaggaggtgTTTACCCAAGTCCGTGGGGGACACAGCAGACCCTGGAGGCGGGTAGTGGACACAACCTCCAAGTCTGTGTGCAGGGTGAAGGGTGAGCTGGCCAGGGGCAACGAGACACAGGCCCAGAGCCGGGGCgccagaaggaagaagggagagtgGGACAGCCCATGGTGTCCGCAGCAAGGAGCCCAGCAGCCACCAGCACCCACAGGGCTCACATACAGCACCTCTGCACCACAGAGCCTCAGCAATTGGACAGCGCGAAGCCAGTGGACACACGTCAGTCCCAGACCGTGCAAGGCAAGAGGCTGAGGCCCAGCCCCCATAAGGGGACGCCCCACGATCTACGGCTCACCTGACCCCACGTGGCCCGTGTACTTGGCGAGGCTCCGACCCGTCTCGATACTCCACAACAGAGCTGTGTGATCTGCAAGATCCAAATAAACACAAGTGAGCCGCTGCCAACATTAGTCTTTTTAATTAAACAGGAGGATAAAAATTCTAAACTGAGAAGTTTCATCACCACTAGTATCTCATGGGATTTTGCTCACACTCCTCTGTAATCCAACTGATGCAAGAGGACAGGGGGCCAGTGACCCACCCGAGGCCATGGAACTGGCAGGGGAACCTGGGAACCTGACTCCTGGGGCATGGCCATGCTGCCAGCACCAGGCCTGGGACCTGAGACACCAGGGTCCATGGGTCATGGGCTCCTCACCTTTTTGAAATAGTAAGACTTTTCAGAACATCAAGCTATATTCAAATGCAAACAGCACCCAACTCCAGTTCCAAATTATCTGAGATAACCCATGCTCTATGGACCTCtccaaaacaaagataaaaaggaCACTCATTAAGGAAACCTGACACAAAGTGCTGATTACCCATGTGAGATTTCAGAAGTCATAAAAAGGAATCTGTATCCTTTTTAagctaaaatttccaaaataatctGCGGTGCTCATGTATGAACAcagttttaaacaacagaaaacttTCTTCATCATTCTAATGACTTTACATTTCCTATTCCCACCCAGAAAGGCTGGATGTAGCACATAACTTCTCACAAGTTGGCACTCCTTTTCCACAAGCGAACACATTTTTAATTCCGGGAATTTTTTCTGAAGGGTTATTAGGTTATTAGCTCTCAGAAGACACTTCCTCTCCAAGGAGGAGAACGGGGCTCTCTGATGCCGCCCCAGGACTCCTGGCAGTGGAACCCCTACACCAGGCCAGCATGGCGCTGTCAGACCATACAGCATGTCCTTGGAGGGGCCTCTCGAGTGGGAAAAAGTGCAATACACTATCAAAGCAAATGTACGCGGACTATGGCTGACAAGAAAGCCAATCACAACTACCTAATGCCATGGAGAGGCAATCCACCCTGTGCCACTGGACAGCGTCCCGGACAGTGAGTGGTTCCAAACGCAGCCACTCACTCGGATGCCGATAGGCACACAGCTAAGCGTTTGGCCACACTACCTCCAGGAAGGCCCTGCCGCAGGCTGGGGTGGTTCCAGACTCACCAGCAGACGCCGTCCCCAGCACCACAGGCTGCGTCCTTGCCACACTGACATCCCAGATGCCATCCCGGTGGCCAATATACTCCTTCACAAGCTGGCACACTGCCCGGGATGTGGTGGTCTTGAAGCTGGAGACAATCTGAAATTGTGATGGAATTTATTGAGCAAATatgtttcagttaaaaaaaaatatgtttggaaATACATAAATCATTGAAAAGTGATTTATAAATCAATGTGATTTATCAAAAGTGATTTATAAATCAATGTGATTTATCAAAAGTGATTTATAAATCAATGATTTATAAATCAAATTTATAAATGATTCATAAatcattgaaaagaaaatttaaaacgtTATAGCAACACAGTGTAAGTGCAGTTAGATCTcacaaagcagggcaaagtccTTACAAAAGCCTCAGAAGAACCCTACAACCACCCCccactgcctgcctgcctgtctgtgTACCTTACATGTCCTCATACACAAACCGAAACTATCACACAACATTtccaaattctcaaaaaaaaaaaaaaaaaagcaggacatAAAAAGTCAGGTAGGTACACCCCAAACCCTTAACACTAATTACTCTTACTATTGGGAGacctgtattttcttatttttagtaacTCACACCAAACCAGGAGAAAAAGAATCTAAGGTGGGAAGGAATGAAAAAATAACAGGTGAGGTCACTGAGCACAGCCTCAGCCAGCCCTGCTCCTgagggggaagggggcagggcagggc
It encodes:
- the WDR37 gene encoding WD repeat-containing protein 37 isoform X4, with protein sequence MWAPGMDSKLPSSVRSTLLELFGQIEREFENLYIENLELRREVETLNERLAAEGQAIDGAELSKGQLKTKASHSTSQLSQKLKTTYKASTSKIVSSFKTTTSRAVCQLVKEYIGHRDGIWDVSVARTQPVVLGTASADHTALLWSIETGRSLAKYTGHVGSVNSIKFHPSEQLALTASGDQTAHVWRYAVQLPAPQPAADSSQQLCGEDEVECSDKDEPDADADASSDCPTIRAPLTSLKSHQGVVIAADWLVGGKQAVTASWDRTANLYDVETSELVHSLTGHDQELTHCCTHPTQRLVVTSSRDTTFRLWDFRDPSIHSVNVFQGHTDTVTSAVFTVGDNVVSGSDDRTVKVWDLKNMRSPIATIRTDSAINRINVCVGQKIIALPHDNRQVRLFDMSGVRLARLPRSSRQGHRRMVCGSAWSEDHPVCNLFTCGFDRQAIGWNINIPALLQEK
- the WDR37 gene encoding WD repeat-containing protein 37 isoform X5 — its product is MWAPGMDSKLPSSVRSTLLELFGQIEREFENLYIENLELRREVETLNERLAAEGQAIDGAELSKGQLKTKASHSTSQLSQKLKTTYKASTSKIVSSFKTTTSRAVCQLVKEYIGHRDGIWDVSVARTQPVVLGTASADHTALLWSIETGRSLAKYTGHVGSVNSIKFHPSEQLALTASGDQTAHVWRYAVQLPAPQPAADSSQLCGEDEVECSDKDEPDADADASSDCPTIRAPLTSLKSHQGVVIAADWLVGGKQAVTASWDRTANLYDVETSELVHSLTGHDQELTHCCTHPTQRLVVTSSRDTTFRLWDFRDPSIHSVNVFQGHTDTVTSAVFTVGDNVVSGSDDRTVKVWDLKNMRSPIATIRTDSAINRINVCVGQKIIALPHDNRQVRLFDMSGVRLARLPRSSRQGHRRMVCGSAWSEDHPVCNLFTCGFDRQAIGWNINIPALLQEK